A stretch of DNA from Mucilaginibacter daejeonensis:
AGCGGTCACTACCACCTCTTTCAGCACACCTTTGGCAGGTGTCATTTTGATGGTTCCCAACTGCACGGCACGCCCACCGTTAATGCGGATGCTATCTTTTGTGTTGATCAAAAACCCTAAAAATGTGGCTTTAAAAGTATAGCTACCATCGGCCAAACCACTAACCTTAAAGTTACCGTTCAGGTCGGTCTGTATGCCTTTGGCAACTTTGGTGGCCTTATTGATCAGGCTTACACTCGCAAAATCAAGCGCCTGTCCATTGGTGCCATCAACCAGCTTACCGCTTACGCTGCCTCCTGAAGTGGCGGCGGTTTGCGCAGCGGCGGTTAAGATCAGGAAAGAAAAGAAAGTAAAAAATAGTCCCTTGAGTACCGAAAAATTCATCCGGCAAAGATCACCAAATAAGCTTATGGGCTATCAGCAAGCATGTAACTTTATTGAAACCTACTTTGCTATAATGGTAATATTTTCATTACCGATATTAACGCATAGTTAAGCCTTTTTGACCAGCGCTGCTAACTCTTTGATCTTAGGTGCTTTATCGTAGGCCTTGATCAGTTGGTGCTTGCGGTCATACACGGCTATGTAGGGTGTCATTTTTACGCCGTAATACTCTAACACCTTGTAGCTGCGTCCTTCGGTACCAACGGTGAAGTTAGGGAAGCCCGACAAACCAAAATCGCGGTAAAATCCCTTCACCAGTTTATAATCAACGGGCGTGATCATGACCACCTGTATCTTCGAGAAATCGCCTTTATGCTCCTTGACCTCGTACATCATTTGCTGGCAGTGGCCGCAATCAGGCGAAAAGTATACGATCATTACCGGCAAGCCTTTTTTGAGGTTGGCGGGGGTACGTACAGCGCTGTCAGGTGCGCTAACGATGCTGTAAACAGGCAGGTTCTTGATATTCTTGTTCTGTGCCTGGCTGCATCCTGCGGCAACGATCATGGCTAATACAAACAGTAACTTTTTCATAGTGGGTATCATTAGGCTTCCAGCAGTTCGAGTTGCCATGCTATATGTTCATTAGTTATAGGGTACAGTGCACCATGAGCTATGGTTTGGTAAACGGCCTCAAATAAGTTCAAATAATTTGCGGTGATGGATGGGATCTGTTCCACCGTCCTTTCATCATCCACGCCCATCAAGGTCAGCTTACCTTCACTGTTGGCGGGCTCTACGCCGTAACCGTCATCAGTAGGTTTGATGCTTTTGTCGAGCTGTGCTTCCTGTACATCTACCCTATCTTTTATATAACTGCCCAAGGTACCATGTACCACGAATGACGGGACCGGCTGGGCGATAAGCAGGCCCGAAGTAATGTGAACGGTCAGCTGGTGCGGGTAGCTTAGCATAAAGCTAAAATAGTCGACCACGGCCGAACCTTCGCGGTGCGATGCCGTGACCTTACTAAAGCTTAACGGCTTGCCGAACAAGCTAATAGCCTGATCCAGCAAGTGCGGACCAAGATCATACACGAGGCCGTTAGATGGCATATCGGCCGCCTCCTTGAAAGCTTTCGGACTGAGCACCGGCTTATAACGATCAAAGCGGAAGTTCACCTCCACCAGCTCGCCCAAACGCCCACTCTCGATCACCTCTTTTACCGACAGGAAATCGCTGTCCCAGCGGCGGTTCTGGTAAACCAGCACATGCAGGCCCTTGAGTTTGGCAAGATCCAACAGTTCCATGAACTGTGCCGAGGTTGCGGTCACCGGTTTTTCTACCAGTAAGTGCTTACCGGCCAGCAGCACCTGCTTAGCTTGTTCAAAGTGTAGCTCGTTGGGCGTGTTCACGATGATCAGTTGGATCTCTTCATCAGCAAGCATGTCCTCAACACTGTCATAGCTAATGATACCGGGATATATCTGTGCAGCGTTCTTTTTGCTGCGCTCCACAACGGCTTTAAGCCTGAAGCCCTCGTGTGCATGCACGAACGGTGCATGAAAAATACGGCCCGACATACCGAACGATAATATACCGGTTACAATAGGTGCTGACATAGTGCAAGTATAAAAATTAAAGAGAAGATCTATAAGAATATAAACGATGATATAGCAAAAAGAAAGACCAGACTCGTTACAGCTACAATAATTATCGCATTTAAAAGAGTGATTTTGATCTTGAACAAATGGGCACTCAAAATCAAAAGAATCGTTAGTAAAAATCCGAACATCAAAGTAAATGCTAAAGCCATTACGAACAAGCCAAATACCATCCCATTTTGGCCTTCGGCTCGACACAATAGCGGCATAAAGAATAAAAATGTTAGTATTAACCTTCGTTTTGACACCCGCCTAAATTTTTTTCATATTCTCGACGTTATAATCGATCTGACAAGTAAATTTAGAAGAATAAATATACTTTACGGCACTGCTTAAACAAGCCCACGCTTTAACGCAAAAAGGCATACCGTATGGTATGCCCTCTCGCTAATATGATAGGTATATTATTTCAAGCCTTTTTGAATGGCCTCGATCGCTTGTAAGTGACCTTTGATCACTGGCAAGGTTTCGGTAGCAAAAGCTTTCAGGTCGGCATCTTTAGCATCTTTTGAACCTTTTTCGAACAGGTCAGCTGCATCTTTGTGACCTTTTACCATAGCGTCAACATAAGCTTTGTCAAAATCGGCACCGCTTTTGGTTTGCAGGTCGGCCAGTTCTTTTTGCTCATCAGCACCAATGGTAGTTGGTAAAGTGATGTTCTTCTTTTTAGCCAGTTCCATCAGTTTTTCGTTGGCACCACCATGGTCTTTGACCATCATGTCGGCAAACTCTTTTACTTTGGCGTTGGTGCCTTTGGTTTGTGCTAATTTGCTGAATTCAACTTCGGTCATACCACCGTTGGCAGCTTTAACAGCCCACTCAGCATCGTCGTTCACAACAGCTATACCGCCGGTCTCGGCTGCATTAGTGGTAGTGTCTTTAGTGTAGTTGGCACTGTCAGCATTAGCAGCGCTATCATTTTTAGTGTTGCTTCCGCATGATTGAAATGCTAAGGCACCCATGGCCAAAAGCATCATTGAACATAATTTTTTCATAGTGTGTACGATGTTCTTTAAATTGTTAACCTCTCCATAACAAGTATCATGGCTTTGGGTTTTATCAAAAAAATATCCCGTAACATTTTCGCATCAGCTTTAGGCTAAACCTGAACGTTTTGTTATTTTTGAAGCACAAATCAACAAGCGATATGAATTTTCCGGCAGAGTTAAAATATACCAAGGACCACGAATGGATCAGGGTGGAAGGCAATGAGGCCTACATCGGTATCACCGAATTTGCACAGCGCGAACTGGGCGACATTGTTTACGTTGACATCAACACCGTTGGTAACGATGTGAATAAGGAGGAAGTATTTGGTACCGTTGAGGCCGTAAAGACCGTTTCGGACCTGTTCATGCCTGTGAATGGAAAGGTATTAGAGATCAACCCTATGCTGGATAGCCAGCCTGAACTGGTGAACAGCGACCCATACGGCGATGGCTGGATGGTAAAAGTTTCGCTGGCCGATGCTGCGGAAGTGGACGGACTCTTATCAGCCGATGATTATTCAGCTTTAGTAGGCGTTTAATTTTCGGATGCGTAACATCTTCAGATATCAAAAGCTCACCCTTAGGTGGGCTTTATTTGTTTTGGTAATGTGCAACATGAACATGGGTTCGGTAGCGCACTCGCCACGTTTTTTCCCAGGTTTTGATAAGCTGGTGCATTGTGGTTTCTTTTTTATGTTCACGGCGCTGTACAGCTATGGCATGATCTTACAGTGGGGTAACTTTACCATACTTACCGCCGTAAAAGCCTTTGTTGTGAGTGTAACGTTCGGCGCCATTATAGAGGTGCTGCAGCTTTACATCTTCACCTGGCGTTCGGGCGAATGGGGCGACCTTTTTGCCGATAGCGTAGGTGCGGGTATGGCAGCCTTTTGCGCACTGATCACCACAGCGGCATTGAACAGAAAAGATAGATAAGTGATGAGCAAGATCAGGTGTTGTGTGGCCATAGCTTTAATGATGGCCTTATCCTCATGCGGTATATTTAAAAAAGGCTGCGGCTGTCCGCATGTAAGTAAAACGCAATTAAAAGCAGCTTTTTCAGGCAACATCTGCTGATCACTCTGGCCAAATTTCCCATCTAACATAACCGCCGCCGCTATTTGGCAGGGTTTTGAAGATGACCCTGAAATGCTTTAAAACATCGTGGATGAGGCGAACCGCCTTATTTTTCAGAAATCTATTGTTATTTGGATTTGTTTTAAATAAGCGGTATGTTTGTTTCGATTTATGAAGAAGCTTTCGCAACTTGAAGTAGGTAAAAAAGGGGTCATCAAAGAGTTCACCGATCTGGAAATGTCGTTGAAACTCATGGAAATGGGCTGCCTGCCAGGCGAAGAGATCAAGCTTGAACGCATCGCTCCGCTGGGCGATCCTATTGCTGTAAATGTGTCGGGATATATGCTGAGCTTGCGTAAACAAGAAGCATCGACCATTATTTTACAGTAATTCCCAAATTGAAGGACGAGATCAAAGTTGCACTTGTAGGGAACCCTAACACCGGGAAATCGACCCTTTTCAACGTTCTTACCGGACTCAACCAAAAGATAG
This window harbors:
- a CDS encoding TlpA family protein disulfide reductase codes for the protein MKKLLFVLAMIVAAGCSQAQNKNIKNLPVYSIVSAPDSAVRTPANLKKGLPVMIVYFSPDCGHCQQMMYEVKEHKGDFSKIQVVMITPVDYKLVKGFYRDFGLSGFPNFTVGTEGRSYKVLEYYGVKMTPYIAVYDRKHQLIKAYDKAPKIKELAALVKKA
- a CDS encoding Gfo/Idh/MocA family oxidoreductase → MSAPIVTGILSFGMSGRIFHAPFVHAHEGFRLKAVVERSKKNAAQIYPGIISYDSVEDMLADEEIQLIIVNTPNELHFEQAKQVLLAGKHLLVEKPVTATSAQFMELLDLAKLKGLHVLVYQNRRWDSDFLSVKEVIESGRLGELVEVNFRFDRYKPVLSPKAFKEAADMPSNGLVYDLGPHLLDQAISLFGKPLSFSKVTASHREGSAVVDYFSFMLSYPHQLTVHITSGLLIAQPVPSFVVHGTLGSYIKDRVDVQEAQLDKSIKPTDDGYGVEPANSEGKLTLMGVDDERTVEQIPSITANYLNLFEAVYQTIAHGALYPITNEHIAWQLELLEA
- a CDS encoding DUF4142 domain-containing protein, whose amino-acid sequence is MKKLCSMMLLAMGALAFQSCGSNTKNDSAANADSANYTKDTTTNAAETGGIAVVNDDAEWAVKAANGGMTEVEFSKLAQTKGTNAKVKEFADMMVKDHGGANEKLMELAKKKNITLPTTIGADEQKELADLQTKSGADFDKAYVDAMVKGHKDAADLFEKGSKDAKDADLKAFATETLPVIKGHLQAIEAIQKGLK
- the gcvH gene encoding glycine cleavage system protein GcvH, producing the protein MNFPAELKYTKDHEWIRVEGNEAYIGITEFAQRELGDIVYVDINTVGNDVNKEEVFGTVEAVKTVSDLFMPVNGKVLEINPMLDSQPELVNSDPYGDGWMVKVSLADAAEVDGLLSADDYSALVGV
- a CDS encoding VanZ family protein, coding for MCNMNMGSVAHSPRFFPGFDKLVHCGFFFMFTALYSYGMILQWGNFTILTAVKAFVVSVTFGAIIEVLQLYIFTWRSGEWGDLFADSVGAGMAAFCALITTAALNRKDR
- a CDS encoding FeoA family protein — its product is MKKLSQLEVGKKGVIKEFTDLEMSLKLMEMGCLPGEEIKLERIAPLGDPIAVNVSGYMLSLRKQEASTIILQ